The Gopherus evgoodei ecotype Sinaloan lineage chromosome 20, rGopEvg1_v1.p, whole genome shotgun sequence nucleotide sequence gtttctttgaccttgggacaggccacttttggatagcatccaccttggcctgtagggggtttatggttcctcgacccacctggtgccccaggtaagtcactcggttttggcctatttgacactttttggccttaacagttagtccggcctgcctgatgcgctcaaagaccttttccaggtgtagtaggtgttcgggccaggagtctgaaaaaatggccacatcatcgaggtaggcaactgcatattcttccagttctgctagtagaccatgtacagcctctggaaggtggcgggtgcatttcaaagcccgaaaggaaggacattaaattcatacacccctgcatgggtgacaaatgctgacctttccCTGGCAGGTttgtctagcggtacttgccagtaccccttggttaagtctattgtagagatgaactgggcatgtcccaacttctccaatagctcattggtgcgtggcattggatagttgtccggacgagttaccgcatttagcttacggtagtccacgcaaaagcgtatttccccatctggtttgggtaccagaaccactggagatgcccatgcactggtagatgagcgtatcATACCCATCTAttgcatgttttggatctcccattttatagcagcttgggcgtgaggagacacccggtagggtggggttctaatggggtgagtattacctgtgtcaatggagtggtatgcccgttctgcccgttctggggtggctgagaacaatggggcgaagctagtgcacagctccttgatttgtcgccgctgcagacgttccagggtggttgagaggttcacctcttccacgccaccgtctttttttccgtcgtagcagacaccttcaggccacttagcatcatcttcctggactgtaaactgacaaacctgtaagtctctggaatagaaaggcttgagagaattaacatggtacactctgggctttagtgaggaattgggaaatgctatgaggtagttcacagttcccaggcgctcttggactatGAACggtccttcccatgatgcttccatcttatgggcctgttgcgccttcaagaccataacctggtctcctaccttgaaggaacgttctctggtatgtttgtcataccaggccttttgctcttcctgagcatcctttaggttttctttagcaagggctaaagagtgtcggagggtgctttgtaggttgcttacaaagtccagaatgttagtccctggagaaggcataaacccctcccactgctgcttcaccaactgtaatggccccttaaccttggggccatacacaagttcaaatggtgaaaaccctaaactgggatgtggtacagcactgtaggcaaacagcaactgctgcaacactaggtcccaattattggagtgttcattgatgaatttacgtatcatggcccccaaagttccattaaacctctccaccaggccattggtttgatggtggtacggggtggcaaccaagtggttcaccccatgagtttcccacagtttttgcatggtccctgccaggaaattagatcctgaatctgtaaggatgttggagggccaacctaccctggcaaaaatgtctgttaaggcctgacacacagcgttagccctggtgttgcctagagctactgcttccggccatcaggtagcaaagtccacgaaaatcagtacgtactgctttcctctgggagttttttttgggaaaggactcagaatatccacagctacttgctgaaatgggacttcaattatggggagtggctggagagggtccttgacctggtcttggggttttcccactctttggcatacctcacaagaccggacatacttggcaacgtccttgcccatcccctcccagtggaaggacctccccaaccggtccttggttctgttcaccccagcatggccactgggatgatcatgggctaagcttaagagcttcccccggtacttagttggaaccaccaactgtttttgccgctgccattcttcccagtgtccacctgaaagaatctccttgtataaaagtccttggtctataacaaaccgggatcgattagaagagctgagaggcggtggggtgctccgtgccaccacccaagctttctgaaggctgtcatctgcttcctgctcagtctggaactgttcccttgaggctggggacaccagttcttcctcagactgtggacttgggcttggtccctctggaagtgatgtaggtgatagggttgtttctgttgctggtggaccgctctccgctggtgcacctgagggtatttcaggctctggctgagcctcttgggtatggttgtctgctgcttctgccagttcaggctcgctggcgccctctggcattggggttgaagatggatttgcaagcacagtcgtcagtgctggcaacggttctggtgctggctgcttttccagttcctggcctgggactggaggtgctgtggctgtttcagtggttggcatggaatccgggtccactacctctgtctgggtctctggtaacacagacggggcgtctgtggacggctcaggaacaggaatgggtctggaagcttgcctggtttggctgcgggtaaccattcccactctcttggcccgcttcacctggttggccaagtcttcccccagtagcatgaggATGGAATAactgtcatagactgcaaaagtccacattcctgactagcctttgtactggacaggcagtttagctgtaggcaagtctacagcttgtgacatgaaggggtaaattgtcacttggtcctttgggttgatgaatttggggtcgacaaaggattggtggatagctgacacttgtgcccccgtgtctctccacgcagtaaccttctttctgcccactctcaaaatttcccttcgctccaagggtatttgagaggcatctgggcctggggatctttggtgtgatggtggtgtaatgaacttcactcggttggcggtctttgggcagttggccttgatatgtcccagttcattacacttaaagcatcttccaactgacgggtcactgggtcgaggtgggttactggagactggtgaggtgggagaataggttgtctgtggctttccttgggttgtagatgggttctttggctgccctcggttgtagggtttattgtcggtgtgccctctggggtattcgtcccccttgacagtagctttcttgctttctgccacttccatccatctggctccaatctcccccacctcggtgagatttttgggttttccatcttgtatgtaccgtgttatgtcctcaggaacaccatccaagaactgttccatttgtataaggaggtgcagttcgtctatggatttaacattggttcctgatatctaggcctcataattctttccaacgtagtaggcatgtttgggaaatgacacatctggtttccacttttgggttctgaaacaccgacggcgatgatccggggttatccccattcttaatctggccttgttttgaaacaatttataatcgttcattcggtcctttggcatttcagctgccacctctgctaaaggtccactgagctgtggcctcaattctaccatgtactggtcttcagtgatgctgtacccaagacaggctctttcaaaattttctaagaaggccttggtgtcatcacctgccttgtaggtgggaaatttcctgtgctgtggaacaagtattggtgaagggttgttaggattggctgtattctgttgcttagcctgttctaatgccatggcctgttggtgggcctccctctgtttttcgaactctcgttggtgggctgcattgttggcttcttcttgtttttgttccatctcttgtttgcgagttgcctcatctctggccatttgtgttcttagtagttctatctgtttttccactgcttccagctgtactgcttctggttttcgtgacattctggttcctgttttcttgtgttggggtgccctctggtgtttattgtctgaactgcaggttctctgttgcctcctggggtctgcctagcaacagtgccttttttttttctctagctaatcttttaaatgtaaagtaaaccagaaaaaccactttatttgcatgtgtattgtgctgggtacctgactctcaatgggagtgctattgtctcacaaaagatccttaatagttccttaatggttccttgcttaatatgcaagctactgccaggagagaagagaaaaaaaaatctctctctggttccttttaaaaccaaaccctctctgcttaaaagcccctagcagagaaaagaaagatataatattcctactcgcttctggattctatctatcccacaacgctgccactcatgtcataacattttttcccagatctggaccttagcgtccaaaatatgggtgttagcatgaaaacctccaagcttagttaccagcttggacctggtaaagctgccaccagccaggaattatacagtgcctagctcactgtggtctccccaaaaccttctctgggggacccccagactcagatgacttgagtcctacaacaaagggaaataaccctctccccttgtttcctggttacttcctcccaggctcccctccctggacgaccctaggagattccctgcttccagtcctggaaacacaagtatcgagagagctaatctctctcccgccctcacccagagggtatgcaaagtcaggcttagtaaatctaacacaaagagattttccccctgacttcttgctcccaccaattccctggtgagctgcagactcaactccctggagtccccactaaagaaaaactccagcaggtcttaaaagaaagctttatataaaaaaagaaagaaaaagacattaaaaatagtctctgtaataagatgacaatatacagggtcaattgcttaaaggaaaaaaaatgaataaacagccttatccaaaaagaatacaatttaacacattccagcaactacacacatgtaaatacaaaagaaaacaatataaacctattgtcttactatccttgtacttacaacttggaaacagaagattagaaagccgggagatagaaaaaatcactctcagagccgagagggcacagacacaagacaaagaacaaagaactcacacccaaaacttccctccacccagatttgaaaaagtcttgttccctgtttggtcctctggtcaggtgtttcaggttactggtgttacccctttacaggtaaaagaacattaacccttagctatctgtttatgacagctcaaTTGCCACATCCTTCTCCAATGACAGGGCacctctcattcttgtgtccttgtgccgcagggctggggtgagctcatcacacaatcccatgaatgtggctttcctcatgcaaaagttctgcagccactgcttgtcatcccagacatgcatcacAATGtaatcccaccattcagtgttTGTTTTCCAAGCCCAAACACAGAGTTCCACTgcggtcagcacctccgtgaatgccacaagcaatcttgtgtcatagctactacacatggcgagatcaatgtcacactcctcttgcctttgtagtttaaggaataactccactgccactcctgAGATGTCAGTCAGAGCAAGCAGCATTCTGGTCAACAGTTTGGGATCCTCCCTGCAGCCTGAAAGAGGCATGGCAcgcagtacacaaactgttgaaagatggcaccaaatgtggacagaagcacagggattgctgggatgcaaagcaatgcatcaacGGGCATTGGGACTGGACCCAGGATGCCTCACGACCTCCTCCGCCTTCCCAGAAGTCTTAGCggcaaaagaaaaagaagtgtTCTGTGAGATAgttgcccagagtgcaccgctctgaataGCgtaagtgtgaacacgctattgcacaggcagctgtcagtgtgcacacacaacagcagttttccTTCTATACTCTCTGAGCAGCGCCTCGCTCTGTAACTGCCGGtgctgtaactttgccagtgtagacgtgccctaagtattatctagcctATCCACTATGCCCTGCACTTTGCTAAGTCACAATCCTGTGACCGTGGCCCCGCACACTTGTATAATAAAATCCTgcactgtggatttttcacctccaaaatgatttcccactgactagTAGCAATACAATGTTGCAAGTTTACAGAGTGAGATGGCCACTCACTTGTCCACTGTTAGTGCAGCTCTCTTTCTGATGTCCCTGCACTGAAAGAGCCAGGATGAGCTTGgtgcacagatccaggaatgtgaccTGTTGCATCTGAAAGTGCAGCCATTGCTAGTTTTCCCAAGCCTCCATTACAATGCCATCTCACCAgttagcagggccagctccaggcaccagcacagcaagcaggtgcctaggGTGGCCAAAGGAAAGGGGAGGCACGTCTGGCTGTTTGatagcaattcggtggcgggtctctcagtccctcttggtCGGAAGAACCTTCCTCCGAATtcccgccaaagaatgaagcagcggcagtggacctgctgccgaagtgctgcctatcacatttattttattttattttattttgccactTGAagcggcaaaaacactggagtcGGCCCTGCCAGTCCGTACTtgtttccatggctcagaagCCATGTTCCACAAGCACCAACAACCTTGaaacataggcgctgacttcccctctttgCCGTGGGTGCTTGACTCCCCTctcggcccccagccccacccctactccactccttccatgaggccctgccccagccccacctcttccccaccattcccccttccccgaagtccccaccccaactccatccctccctgcccctattccaactccttccccaaatccctgcctggccctgcctcttcctcatctcctccgctgagcacatcATGTTCccgcttctcccccatccccaagcaTGCTGTTTGGCAGTTGCTGGGCGGGAaacgctgggaggtaggcagaggagcggggatgcTGCGCACTCACgcggagggggggcagggagatgctgccagtgggtgcagaacacccaccaatttttccctgtgggtgctccagagtTGGAGCACCCTCAGTCAGCGCCTATGCCTTGAACTGGCTTTTGCTATATCCCACAGTAGCAATCTCTCCTCCACAAAATAATCATGTCCCCACCACTGCTGCAATTTTTCTTAGAGCTCTGTAAACACGGGAGCATCATTCAGTCTGTATTTGCACCACTCAAGACAACAGTGCACATCTGTTTGGGCCCCATGCTCTATTAGAGATGGTGGACAATGAGAAGCAAgtttggggggatttttttgAAAAGGCATGGAAACGATGATCCCCGGCTAATGCCAAAGGATGCAAAAAGTTGTATGAGGAAAACTTGAGCAGctgctcccagtcacccctgcaGGACCTTTCTTCACCCCCTGCACTGCCACAAGGTCCCAAAGCACAGTGAGTGCACTGGACCGCGGCCTCCCATGGAGCCCTGCACCAGGCATGGACACACACAGCTCCTGCAAGCCCAGGCCTGCGACACTGCTCGTGGCTGGGACACGCGGACTCCCGCGCCTCGGCCGTTTGCACGTAGCCATGGCCCAGGCCGCCCGCCCTAGCACACCCAGTGCTGCCAGCGACCAGGCTGCAGGCCGGGGGGCCTAGGCCGCACAGCCCCAACCTCCCAGCCTGCGCGCGCAACCGCGCTCCTCCAGGGTCGGGGCTCTCGGCCCCGCCCCACTCTCCAGGACACTGATTGGTACGTCGCCCGGCCCCTTCTGTCTCGCGCGCGGCGCTGGTTggccggcccggccccgccccgtgcGCGCGCCGCTGTAAGGCTGGGCCGCGGCGCCTCAGAGTGAGTCCGCTCCAAGGGCAGGCGGGCGGGCGATGGCGGCGGCAGGGCTGCGCGGAGGCCTGCGCGCGGCCTTGGGGATGCAGCAGCGGGGATGGAGCTCGAGCTCCGACCAGGTACCGCCGGGCCCGGGGGCTCCTGTGTCCCTGCGGCTGAGGGGCCAAAGCGCCGGGGGAGgcgggcagggcctggggcttccctgacgtgtctgtctctctctgcagctgggcGAGCTGGGGAGCGGCGCTGGGaagggcggcggcggcggcggctcgaTCCGTGAGGCTGGAGGGGCCTTTGGGAAGAGGCAGGCGGCCTACGAGGAGCGATACTTCAGGTGAGTCTCCTCCGGCCcgtgggactcctgggttctgttcctcgCTCTGCTGCCGCCTGCCCACCTGTTCCTGGGCCGACTAAACCGGGGTCAGCCTGGCCGCCCCCGCCGCTGCCGCTGTCTGTGGGACCTTGGGACAGACACCCGGATTCCCTGGCTGGGGACATTAGCAGAGCAGCTGAaccttccgggggggggggggggggctgctcgTGTCACGAGGTCACATGCTTGCTGCTCTTGGGCTCTGTCTCCTGGGTCTGGCTTCTGTTCCTTCAGCTGCTAGGCTTTGCAAGCCAGTGGCAGTCATTCCCCAGGTAGTGACAGTCCTGTCAACTCAACAGCTGATTAACTGAGAGAATCCTGTCTAGCTAAATGCTGCATTTGCTCAGGTATTGGCAATCTATTAAAGAATAAGAGAAGAGTCTAGCTGCAACCATGAGATGAGGGGCAGGTGAAAGACACTGCAGTATCCCAGCTGAGACATCAAATCCTCCTAGATGTTAACAAAAATCAATAACTGAGATTGTCCTTTGCTAGATCTGTCTAGTAGTATCCAAGCACCTTATATAGTGACCTGCATGTGTTGCAGACCCTACCCTCTCACCCATTACAATCTGATTTCTCTTCATAAAATTGGACTAAAAGCTGATAAACTTTAGCCTCTTCTCTTGGAGCCACTGCTTCTAGATAGGGTCAGGTTTGGTAACTGTTAACAGCAGAGCAGTTCTGATTGTTGTCCTGGGAGGGTGCCATACCTGCTTGATGGGGATTGTCAGTGTAGCTGAGCCCCTAGCCTTCATGTCCAATGGTGTCAATCAGTCTATAGAAACTTGTGTTTCTGTCTAGATGGAAACACTGTCTGCAGTTGTCCTGAAATGAAAGTGGTCCAATTAGCTCTTTAAACTTTGAAACCATTCTGTGCCTAGGAAatacttgggggaggagggggagtgttTGACTTTAGCTTCCTTTAAGTGGGCTGTCTATCTCAAACTCTCAAATAACTTGGTTTGTCTGAATTGGTGATGCACAGGGAGAAGGAGCGGGAACAGCTGGCCTCTTTGAGGGAACATCATGAAGAAGAAATCCATCATCACAAGGAAGAAATACAGCGGCTGCAGAAAGAAATTGAACGCCATAAGAACAAGATCAAGAAACTTAAAGGTGATGATTAAGCTGCTATTGGTTGGCTTTTTCATGTACAGCCCATGATTCTCGTTGTAATCATTGCATTGAAGACTGTATGCTTTAGCCAACATAATCTGAATGTTTTCTGTTAGAGGACATACTACAAAAGTCAAATAAAAATcagtctcctgttctgttttagtgatggtcttatttttaatatttttctttttcaactaAACTCTTGTTGGAGTTTCATATAGGAGCTCTTCATTCTAGAGTTTAAATGCTTCTTACACTTTTCTGTAGATCACATCTAAATAAATCAAACTTAAGGTAATTAGAGCATCAGCTGAACCCCCACATGAGGTTATGGGCTGGAGAGTtatcagttggggattggtcctgctttgagcagggggttggactagatgccctcttgaggtcccttccaatcctcaTGTTCTATGAAAACGTGATACCAATGTTACTCAGTGTTGTACCTCTTTTTGTTGAGCAATTTAAACTTGTTTCACCACCTCAAACAAGCCTTCACCCTAGTTTAAAGGGCAATGTAACAGATAGGTGAAATAAAGCTGGGATTGTAAGGAGTTTTTAATCAATGTGCAATTTATTAtacactagtttaaaaaaaaaaaaaaacaacccacctaCATACAGTTAAGTTGAATGTCCATAACCAGTAATACTCGTTTGATCACATGTTGTGCTAATTTCCCTAGGTTAAATCTTTTGAATAAGGGAACATTTTAACAATCAATTACTGGTTCTCAGTTTTTCAGCCTTTCTGGGTAAGTGTGTAACCCACCCTTTGAAAGTGGACTTATGTTGGGCTTGACATTTTACTGTTAGTGGTTTTATCTTGATGGTCAACAGACTTTTTTCTCCATATCTCAAATATTGGCCAGCAACCTACTCGGCTAGTATGTAGCTTTCTGCAAGTAGGGtatgatgggtttggtcacagagacccccttgggactctCACCTGATACAGTGCTGAGATTATCtctgagccttttttttttttttttttctttttttcccagttGGGACTTAAGAACCCTATCTTGTTTTGTAACAAACTGGCATGTCTGGcaacacagatccagggtctgaaccatgctcccaaaactgcagacttaactgaaaccAGTCTAGCAAGTacttctgtctccagcacccagacacccagctcccaatgggatccaaaccccaaataagtccatttcactctgtataaagtttatacagggtaaacttaaattgtctgccctctatatcAGAgaggcacagctgtttgctcccccaggtattaatcacttaatCTGGGTTAGTTAATAAAAACAAGGCTTTGGAGCAGTGAAGCAGCAGGCTTTTGCCCAGAGCTAAagcggagctggagcacagaaaATCTTGACTGCTCCagctttttttccttcattttcaaTCCAAAGTGAATTATATTTAGCAAGAAAGTTCTAAAGGTGCCAAAAAGATTCAGATTGTATAAAAATTGATATCAGCATCTACTTTACCACTTTACGTAATCTGTCAGTTATTCTCACTTTGGCCAAAATCAAGATTTAACATACAGATTCAAAATTGTTTGCCAATATGTTTTATTAAAGAATTAGATAATTATCAGACATCGGGGAACACTGTAGACTGCTCCCACCCTTGTGCCAAGGTTAAGCGAGTACGTACTTGCATGAATTAGTATGTGTTGATACTTTTGTAAGGGTTGATCAACGAGATGTGTTGCGATTATGGAAAAGTGTGACGCAAGGCAACATTTAAGATATCAAAAATTGGTATATTGCAAGTTTTTGTTTATTGCAATATTAAGATACTGTAAGAGATTAACCCTTTAAGCTCACTTCTCACACAGGCTCCAGTTAACAGTACATTTGTACATGCGTCCATATCGCTCTGGACTTATTTTATATCATCTGTTCAACGGTCTTTTGGTAGTGTTTGTAATTTAAAATTTACTGAAAGTCACATGTAGCAggcatataatatatatatacacatacaggaAACTTTTCTGCATAAATTAGAAGTGATTTTTGTGATTTATCCAAAGTGACTGGAAAATATCCAACACAATTTTGAGCATGAATCCATGGgtcattttaagaaaaaacatttctGTGAACACGTCATAAAATTCATCCTAAGGGAGCTACAGTCCCTTTAAAGAGGTGATAAGTTAACTTCTGATATCTCAAACACTTTAATATAATGTAATTGTCTATTTTAGTGTTAATATGTGCTACCATATGACAttatccaaaattatttaaatcataGGTGTCCCGAACTGGTGgcttgtcacttttttttttcccccacatttcAAGAAGGGCTTGTCATTGTCTGCCCCTGGCTATGAGCAGTAATATTATGTTCCATAATAAGCTGTTAATTTTTGGCGGTTATTCTGTTTACTTATTTTTCAACTTTGGAACCATACAAGCAAGTTTAAATGTATCATTCTAAACAGATTAaaatttttaaacagatttctCAGAAACAGTTAATTATACAGAATAAGTTAAGAGTAACATTTAATTGCATGTTTTAGCATTAAATCATATTCCAGGGTTGTATCTGTTTTAAATagtcaaagatttaaaaaatggcccagttctccttctcctccccccccccccccagttgacAACAGCTGTAGTTGACATAATTTTTTTTGGAATGATGTTGTATGATAGAATGTTGGAAATAaatgttaacaggaaagcagaTTCAAATTGCAAGCAGTCCTTTTAGTAAAGAGCAAATTTTCAGAAatatgtctttgctccatcagcCTGAATAGATTATACAAGATGATAGAGCACATAAAAACATATTTCTGAAAACTTGCTCTTTACTAAAAGGACTGTGCTTGCAATTTAAATCCACTTTCCCGTTAACGTTTATTTCCAACCTTGTAATGTGTAGCCTCCTTACTTCCCAACAATTAATGTTGTAGAACAGCGATAGCATGTGCTAATGCTACGGCACATACCAAATTTCATTGATACCTATATTGAAGTGTTTTTTTGAGATTAATTAAAAGcttagaaaatattttgaatatttttaccACAACATTTCATAAGAAACTAACTtgcaatttataaataaaaatgtatattaaaaatactTCCTTAAAACTGCAAGAAACATGTTAAAATATACTTTAATAATTTgtgtaaaaagaaaatgcaatcaTTTTTGTccagcaacagagtcctgtggcaccttatagactaacagatgaattggagcatgagctttcatgggtgaatgacgaagtgggtattcacccacaaaagcttatgctccaatacatctgttagtctctaaggtgccacaggattcttagtctggatctgtaaaagcagcaaacacggctacccctctgatttttgTCCAGAAAATCCAAAATAAATTCAGAGTACCTTAAG carries:
- the ATP5IF1 gene encoding ATPase inhibitor, mitochondrial, which codes for MAAAGLRGGLRAALGMQQRGWSSSSDQLGELGSGAGKGGGGGGSIREAGGAFGKRQAAYEERYFREKEREQLASLREHHEEEIHHHKEEIQRLQKEIERHKNKIKKLKGDD